The following proteins are co-located in the Pyrobaculum calidifontis JCM 11548 genome:
- a CDS encoding cob(I)yrinic acid a,c-diamide adenosyltransferase — protein sequence MRLAFTGSGKGKTSAALGIALRAWGHGLRVLYVGVMKTPFYMGEEVGEYKAMRRLGIDAVYLTDLRSPAALLEYALSQGDSYDVVVLDELLYAVRQDLLEPRHLGDLARLRSHVVVTGGYWEEGFGGYFDLVTRLDNVKHYYQRGVLAIRGLDW from the coding sequence ATGCGCCTGGCATTCACGGGGAGCGGCAAGGGGAAGACCTCTGCGGCACTCGGCATAGCGCTGAGGGCGTGGGGCCACGGGCTCAGGGTGCTGTACGTGGGAGTCATGAAGACGCCCTTCTACATGGGGGAGGAGGTGGGGGAGTACAAGGCCATGAGGCGGCTGGGGATAGACGCTGTGTATCTCACCGACTTAAGGAGCCCCGCCGCCCTCCTGGAGTACGCCCTCTCCCAAGGCGACAGCTACGACGTAGTCGTGTTGGACGAGCTGTTGTACGCGGTTAGGCAGGACCTTCTAGAGCCGCGGCACTTGGGCGATCTCGCAAGGCTGAGGTCCCACGTGGTGGTCACTGGGGGGTATTGGGAGGAGGGCTTTGGGGGCTACTTCGACTTAGTGACGCGGCTGGACAACGTCAAACACTACTACCAGAGGGGGGTTTTGGCCATTAGGGGGCTTGACTGGTGA
- a CDS encoding ATP-binding protein yields the protein MELPFIGRKIELEAVKRYNTGQMYLPLFVFGPEGCGKSRLFKEAVKRFKEWYPDGVAVLVDTRKSELAEAVIATAPVDVKKLAKQLAKAMFRSLSQITHFGEFFAIMATSIPKYVKTKDVKRIFIVVDEVTTTFVNVEAYAKSMESTMNVGRPEELKDVIVNFFALTSEGYSRGLLARHSYVWQAYLWNLPRRDFEELYYRARELYPGPAPPFDEVWKLYGGNPRGLEELAKLGWDVDKYKRRLAALKGLESLVGLVKGRRLGELARRVVEDVDYLRLGEEPELHELADLLIRYNLVMELPRDLELGNEVDTPFEPPPIDRELGVGKHYAWQVPIYRELFAKALAE from the coding sequence GTGGAACTCCCATTCATAGGAAGGAAGATAGAACTAGAGGCGGTGAAGAGGTACAACACGGGGCAGATGTACCTCCCCCTCTTCGTCTTCGGCCCTGAGGGTTGTGGTAAGTCTCGACTGTTTAAAGAGGCGGTGAAGAGATTTAAAGAGTGGTATCCCGATGGGGTTGCTGTCCTTGTAGACACGAGGAAGAGCGAGCTCGCCGAGGCCGTAATTGCCACCGCGCCCGTAGACGTGAAAAAGCTGGCCAAGCAGTTAGCCAAGGCCATGTTTAGGAGCCTCTCCCAAATCACGCACTTCGGCGAATTCTTTGCCATCATGGCCACGTCGATACCAAAATACGTCAAAACCAAGGACGTAAAACGGATATTCATCGTAGTAGACGAAGTCACCACCACATTCGTCAATGTGGAGGCATATGCCAAATCCATGGAATCCACTATGAACGTGGGGAGACCAGAGGAGTTGAAAGACGTCATAGTCAACTTCTTCGCTCTTACGTCAGAGGGCTATTCCAGAGGCCTACTGGCACGGCACAGCTACGTCTGGCAGGCCTATTTGTGGAATCTCCCCAGGCGGGACTTCGAAGAGCTGTACTACAGAGCGAGGGAGCTCTACCCCGGCCCGGCGCCCCCCTTCGACGAGGTGTGGAAGCTCTATGGCGGGAATCCGAGGGGGCTAGAGGAGCTGGCAAAGCTGGGCTGGGACGTGGATAAGTACAAGCGGCGGCTCGCCGCGCTTAAGGGCTTGGAGTCTCTTGTCGGTTTGGTGAAGGGGAGGCGCCTAGGCGAGCTCGCGCGGCGGGTGGTAGAGGACGTTGACTACCTCCGCCTAGGCGAAGAGCCCGAGCTCCACGAGCTAGCCGACTTGCTCATAAGATACAACCTTGTGATGGAGTTGCCCAGAGACCTTGAGCTAGGCAACGAGGTAGACACCCCATTTGAGCCACCCCCCATAGACAGAGAGCTCGGCGTGGGGAAGCACTACGCATGGCAAGTCCCAATCTACAGAGAACTCTTCGCCAAGGCGTTGGCCGAGTAA
- a CDS encoding aminotransferase class I/II-fold pyridoxal phosphate-dependent enzyme yields the protein MPDFSDNSNPIGPPEGLIYYVREAVERGVYLRFPANLAEEVLREYEGVEVTVFNGATEALLAAIAALKPRRIVIPWPNYADYVRVAQLLGVGYVLVEDPLQAASGDLVVMSNPNNPLGRYVRRDEVLDLARRLKARGAALLVDESFIDFTRGESAAPDVPVVKSYGKLLAAPGLRVGAYLGDPPPGLKAPWRLNSIADYAIYHLGASGIKKHRERTLAYIAEELPRVWQKVAKCASPLPTDVHFFVVKGREPKGVKVRPLWTHGLADAYRVSIKTPELNDVLIKAICSA from the coding sequence ATGCCAGATTTCTCGGACAACTCAAACCCCATAGGCCCTCCCGAGGGCTTGATTTATTACGTGAGAGAGGCCGTGGAGAGGGGCGTCTACCTCCGCTTCCCGGCCAATTTGGCGGAGGAGGTGTTGAGGGAGTACGAGGGGGTTGAGGTGACTGTGTTCAACGGGGCGACTGAGGCCCTGCTTGCGGCTATCGCGGCGCTTAAGCCGCGGCGCATTGTAATCCCCTGGCCCAACTACGCCGACTATGTGAGAGTGGCTCAGCTGCTCGGCGTCGGCTACGTCCTAGTGGAGGACCCCCTACAAGCCGCCTCGGGGGACCTAGTGGTGATGTCAAACCCCAACAATCCGCTGGGGAGGTACGTGAGGAGAGACGAGGTGCTCGACTTGGCGCGCCGCCTCAAGGCGAGAGGGGCGGCGCTTCTCGTGGACGAGTCCTTCATAGACTTCACAAGGGGCGAGTCCGCCGCCCCAGACGTGCCCGTGGTGAAATCCTACGGCAAACTCCTCGCGGCGCCGGGCCTCCGCGTCGGGGCATACTTGGGCGACCCCCCGCCGGGCCTCAAAGCGCCTTGGCGTCTCAACTCCATAGCAGACTACGCCATCTACCACCTAGGCGCATCTGGCATAAAGAAGCACAGAGAGAGGACCCTCGCCTACATAGCCGAAGAGCTCCCGCGGGTGTGGCAGAAGGTCGCCAAGTGCGCGAGCCCGCTCCCCACCGACGTCCACTTCTTCGTGGTGAAGGGCAGAGAGCCCAAGGGGGTCAAGGTGAGGCCGCTGTGGACCCACGGCCTTGCAGACGCCTACCGCGTATCTATCAAAACTCCGGAGCTAAACGACGTGTTGATAAAGGCCATATGCAGTGCCTAA
- a CDS encoding TTX_0299 family putative ATP pyrophosphatase, with amino-acid sequence MKIAFYSGGKESVYAALLEWPIDAFVFLIYEFPRPSPHIANLGFAVGFGSRIAPVVVHKLPKGREFEEKARLLRKLGVDVIVAGDVDVEDHLRYMEKLAREVGASLKEPLWGMDHEELLRREAEELSFYIIGGPGELLCRRVDGSNVEEFIALAKKMSVDPLGERGEYHSQVVEVKRLVVSAEAKCVPAAVYGGYYIAEIRP; translated from the coding sequence ATGAAAATAGCCTTCTACAGCGGGGGCAAAGAGAGCGTGTACGCGGCTCTCTTGGAGTGGCCCATAGACGCCTTTGTATTCCTCATCTACGAGTTTCCCAGGCCCTCTCCCCACATCGCTAACTTGGGCTTCGCCGTGGGGTTTGGCTCGCGTATAGCCCCCGTGGTGGTTCACAAGTTGCCCAAGGGGAGAGAGTTTGAGGAAAAGGCCCGCCTCTTGAGGAAGCTGGGCGTAGACGTGATTGTCGCTGGGGACGTCGACGTGGAAGACCACTTGCGCTACATGGAGAAGCTGGCGCGCGAAGTGGGGGCGTCGCTGAAGGAGCCGCTGTGGGGGATGGACCACGAAGAGCTCCTCAGGAGGGAGGCGGAGGAGCTCTCCTTTTACATCATCGGCGGGCCGGGGGAGCTCCTCTGTAGAAGAGTCGACGGGAGCAACGTGGAGGAGTTTATCGCCTTGGCGAAGAAGATGAGTGTCGACCCCCTAGGGGAGCGCGGAGAGTACCACAGCCAAGTGGTAGAGGTGAAGAGGCTCGTCGTCTCAGCTGAGGCAAAGTGTGTGCCTGCGGCGGTCTACGGGGGGTACTACATCGCCGAGATTAGGCCGTGA
- a CDS encoding asparagine synthase C-terminal domain-containing protein, producing MIVDLLSKYAECDGVLLSGGIDSTLVAYAARRIGHVPVGITVSLVSCQGDLPFALYAAARLSTPLSIVQVRLVEALDYVERAMEVLKNFNAMELVNCAVQYAGLERARDLGLRRVCTGDGGDELFLGYSFYRKYPLHALEEKRREIVAKWRFCSRQIAQALGLEAVLPFTENEVVKFALALPAAEVLDKKPLREALKGVAPLIAARRKTPLEEGSCFNRLYEEMEKRAGSPYAYLCRLFEAKGFQYLRSAEGCPRCGYAQFDGYCSMCGYYEER from the coding sequence GTGATTGTAGACCTCTTGTCTAAGTATGCGGAGTGTGACGGCGTCCTCCTCTCCGGGGGAATTGATAGCACTTTGGTGGCCTACGCCGCGAGGCGGATAGGACATGTGCCCGTCGGCATAACAGTGTCGCTGGTCAGTTGCCAGGGGGATTTGCCATTTGCCTTATACGCCGCGGCCCGCCTCTCCACCCCCCTCTCCATTGTGCAAGTGAGACTTGTAGAGGCGCTCGACTACGTGGAGAGGGCCATGGAGGTGTTGAAGAACTTCAACGCCATGGAGCTCGTAAACTGCGCAGTGCAGTATGCTGGGCTTGAGAGGGCGAGGGACTTGGGGCTTAGGAGGGTGTGTACAGGCGACGGGGGAGACGAGCTTTTCCTCGGCTACTCCTTCTACCGCAAATATCCCCTCCACGCGCTTGAGGAAAAACGCCGCGAGATAGTGGCAAAGTGGAGGTTCTGTAGCCGCCAGATAGCCCAGGCCTTGGGCCTAGAGGCGGTGCTCCCCTTCACAGAGAACGAGGTGGTGAAATTTGCGCTCGCTCTGCCAGCCGCCGAGGTCTTAGACAAAAAGCCGCTTAGAGAGGCCCTAAAGGGCGTGGCGCCGCTAATCGCCGCGAGGAGGAAGACCCCGCTGGAGGAGGGTAGTTGCTTCAACCGCCTGTACGAGGAGATGGAGAAGAGGGCTGGGAGCCCCTACGCCTACCTCTGCCGCCTCTTTGAAGCAAAGGGCTTCCAATACCTGCGGAGCGCCGAGGGGTGCCCTAGATGCGGCTACGCTCAATTCGACGGCTACTGCTCCATGTGCGGCTACTATGAAGAGCGGTAA
- the cbiS gene encoding bifunctional adenosylcobinamide hydrolase/alpha-ribazole phosphatase CbiS, with translation MEIRKERGLVVVELGEAHRAISSLPTPPQIARIAFKQVDKDFSDTYEAEAARVRKALGEDTAVFLTAAKLPESFGVRAEGPVSAAATVAMSPTSCVGGTINVAVIADAPLSKWGMVDLLRTAVEAKCLAAVDRLARCNGMRSPGTVTDAVLVAVPERQGESIHHAGPATELGQRATQLVYELVVALDAYDLFERALGATRREFSQAFAALLKEAPLPVKEGEELRELDKFLKDPNVWALILAASELDAMGTRGLIPGLSAEEFKSDSPRLVADELLGVALADYLGGFQAVLTTYWVERVKKRGAFRELAPFADDIMSALLASVYLSLYKKAYGGERQ, from the coding sequence ATGGAGATACGTAAAGAGAGGGGACTAGTGGTGGTGGAACTCGGCGAGGCGCACCGCGCCATTTCCTCTCTCCCCACGCCGCCCCAGATCGCTAGAATAGCGTTTAAGCAGGTGGACAAGGACTTCTCCGATACCTACGAGGCAGAGGCGGCCCGCGTGAGGAAGGCGCTGGGGGAAGACACTGCGGTCTTTCTAACGGCGGCAAAGCTACCCGAGTCCTTTGGCGTAAGGGCCGAGGGCCCCGTCTCCGCGGCGGCCACAGTGGCCATGTCGCCGACGAGTTGCGTCGGGGGGACTATCAACGTGGCCGTTATAGCAGACGCTCCGCTGTCCAAGTGGGGCATGGTAGACCTCCTGAGGACAGCGGTGGAGGCCAAGTGCCTAGCCGCGGTGGACAGGCTGGCCAGATGCAACGGCATGAGGAGCCCAGGCACAGTCACCGACGCGGTTCTAGTAGCCGTGCCGGAGAGGCAAGGAGAGTCGATACATCACGCCGGCCCCGCCACCGAGCTGGGGCAAAGGGCTACGCAGCTCGTCTACGAGCTTGTCGTCGCTTTGGACGCCTACGACCTCTTTGAAAGAGCGCTCGGGGCCACTAGGAGGGAGTTCTCGCAAGCCTTCGCCGCCTTGCTTAAGGAGGCTCCTCTGCCAGTGAAGGAGGGGGAAGAGCTGAGAGAGCTTGACAAATTCCTCAAAGACCCAAACGTCTGGGCCCTCATCTTGGCCGCCTCTGAGCTGGACGCCATGGGCACAAGGGGCCTCATCCCAGGGCTCTCGGCGGAGGAGTTCAAAAGCGACTCGCCTAGGCTTGTCGCAGACGAGCTCCTCGGTGTGGCGCTGGCGGACTACCTCGGGGGATTCCAAGCAGTCTTGACCACTTACTGGGTCGAGCGGGTGAAGAAGAGGGGCGCCTTTAGAGAGCTCGCCCCCTTTGCAGACGACATAATGTCGGCGTTGCTGGCCTCGGTGTATCTATCCCTCTACAAAAAGGCGTATGGGGGCGAGAGGCAATAA
- a CDS encoding ATP-binding protein, translating to MLNIARVALRGAELEALRRYNARQMLVPIFVYGPEGCGKSRLFREAVRRFKEWYQDGKRF from the coding sequence ATGTTGAATATTGCTCGTGTTGCCCTTCGTGGGGCGGAGTTGGAGGCTTTGAGGAGGTATAACGCGAGGCAGATGCTTGTGCCCATATTTGTCTACGGGCCTGAGGGCTGCGGGAAGTCCCGCCTTTTTCGAGAGGCCGTGCGCCGCTTTAAGGAGTGGTATCAAGACGGCAAGCGCTTCTAA
- the cobT gene encoding nicotinate mononucleotide-dependent phosphoribosyltransferase CobT: MNLKPAIFAVVIGTTDVSLIPGITVAGATPELTHYTPALDVEYLLTGRPITLDVVPVTPDGIPTPALVTRAVAFDVPKLVVNAGARVRPRVPYVDLGGEPGGDIRRGPAMSCAAAEELASRGRMLGRELGRLGVVYLGESIPGGTTTAMAILVGLGYNAWGRTSSASPNNPKELKAQVVMDALERAKPPPDPLRVVCELGDPVHPALAAIALGVAEAGGVPVLAGGTQMAAAAAIYKAMGGDLAKLHVVTTRWIVEDKSADFLGLMAEVGVKNVHVATASFGESKYEGLRAYERGAVKEGVGMGGALFYAQSMGRDVLKLVEAEYERVWRYVKRGD, from the coding sequence ATGAACTTAAAGCCAGCCATATTCGCCGTGGTGATTGGGACTACAGACGTCTCTCTAATCCCCGGCATAACTGTTGCGGGGGCTACTCCTGAGCTTACCCACTATACCCCCGCCTTGGACGTGGAATATCTCCTCACCGGGAGGCCTATCACCCTCGACGTAGTGCCAGTGACGCCCGACGGCATTCCCACCCCCGCGCTTGTCACAAGGGCAGTGGCCTTCGACGTGCCTAAGCTGGTGGTAAACGCCGGGGCTAGAGTGAGGCCGAGGGTGCCGTATGTGGACTTAGGCGGCGAGCCAGGCGGGGACATAAGGAGGGGCCCTGCCATGAGTTGCGCCGCGGCCGAGGAGCTGGCGAGCAGGGGCAGGATGCTCGGGCGGGAGCTGGGCCGCCTCGGCGTAGTGTACCTCGGAGAGTCTATACCAGGGGGAACCACCACGGCCATGGCCATACTAGTGGGGCTGGGATACAACGCTTGGGGCAGGACCAGCTCCGCCTCGCCCAATAATCCAAAGGAGCTTAAGGCCCAAGTCGTAATGGATGCCCTCGAGAGGGCCAAGCCGCCCCCCGACCCGCTCAGGGTGGTATGCGAGCTGGGCGACCCGGTCCACCCCGCCTTGGCGGCAATTGCGCTGGGCGTCGCTGAGGCGGGCGGAGTCCCGGTATTGGCGGGGGGTACTCAGATGGCGGCGGCCGCGGCGATTTACAAGGCCATGGGCGGCGACCTCGCCAAGTTGCATGTGGTTACCACTAGGTGGATTGTGGAAGACAAGTCGGCGGACTTCCTCGGCCTAATGGCCGAGGTAGGGGTCAAAAACGTCCACGTGGCCACCGCCTCTTTCGGCGAGTCGAAGTACGAGGGGCTTAGGGCCTATGAGAGAGGCGCCGTTAAGGAGGGGGTGGGGATGGGCGGGGCGCTCTTCTACGCCCAGTCCATGGGGCGCGACGTGTTGAAGCTGGTGGAGGCCGAGTACGAGCGCGTATGGAGATACGTAAAGAGAGGGGACTAG
- a CDS encoding adenosylcobinamide-GDP ribazoletransferase, which translates to MQCLRALLSFFTIIPAGVAKLDFKCAWALPYVVPPLVAGPAAAALWLGASPHVAYLLLLLMTGLNHLDGLADVADALMVRDRERARAVLEDPRRGTGGIFAVVATYAVATASTASPLQLLLAEVFSKALIVTVAAFSKPFKPGLGALFIDGARSTWPLALPALAVIICLRPAATLAALAVALALYAVAYQHLGGANGDVFGYLLEVSRVAYIVTWHM; encoded by the coding sequence ATGCAGTGCCTAAGGGCGCTCCTCTCCTTCTTCACAATAATACCGGCGGGAGTAGCCAAGCTGGACTTCAAATGCGCCTGGGCGCTCCCCTACGTGGTACCCCCCTTAGTGGCGGGGCCAGCGGCCGCCGCCCTGTGGCTCGGCGCAAGTCCCCACGTGGCCTATCTCTTACTCCTCTTGATGACCGGGCTCAACCACCTCGACGGCCTCGCCGACGTGGCCGACGCATTGATGGTCAGAGACAGGGAGAGGGCACGCGCCGTGTTGGAAGACCCCAGGAGGGGCACTGGCGGCATATTCGCAGTGGTGGCCACATACGCAGTCGCCACAGCCTCTACCGCGTCCCCTCTTCAGCTCCTCTTGGCAGAGGTCTTCTCAAAGGCACTGATAGTGACCGTAGCGGCGTTTAGCAAGCCATTCAAGCCCGGCTTAGGGGCGCTGTTTATAGACGGCGCGAGGTCCACCTGGCCGCTGGCGCTCCCAGCCCTAGCCGTGATAATATGCTTAAGGCCAGCCGCTACGCTTGCCGCCCTTGCCGTTGCCTTGGCGTTGTATGCTGTTGCATATCAACACCTCGGTGGGGCAAACGGAGACGTCTTCGGCTACCTTCTAGAGGTCTCACGTGTGGCGTATATAGTTACGTGGCACATGTAG
- a CDS encoding cobalamin biosynthesis protein, with protein MTGEIWLALALALALDVVYPEHRGLLLKIHPVHTSYFMALRLAKRRRDRLWGIAVWLAVEAAHLTPFAALLALAAFHPLAWALAAAATLKFSISYKLLVDICRRVQKALERGDLAEARRWVSHIVRRDVSSLEEAGVASAALESLAESLVDGFTSPVFYAVLLGPLGALGQRVANTLDGALGYKTPEFKDVGWVSARADTVLNFIPARLTALLIALLAPIAGGDVRKALAVWLRWHNATESLNAGHPMSAMAGALGVRLEKRGHYVLNPSGRPPTAADIARGVKLATAVTAVYFVVMFLIWTIVQYLKVLIFGGP; from the coding sequence TTGACTGGTGAAATCTGGCTTGCGCTAGCGCTCGCCTTGGCCCTCGACGTGGTGTACCCCGAGCACCGGGGCCTCCTCTTAAAGATACACCCGGTGCACACCTCCTACTTCATGGCGCTACGGCTGGCCAAGCGGCGGAGGGACAGGCTGTGGGGAATTGCAGTGTGGCTCGCCGTAGAGGCGGCGCATTTGACCCCCTTCGCCGCGCTTTTGGCCCTGGCCGCCTTCCACCCCCTGGCGTGGGCTCTGGCGGCCGCCGCTACACTCAAGTTCTCCATCTCGTACAAGCTCTTGGTGGACATATGCCGCAGAGTGCAGAAGGCGCTTGAGAGAGGCGACTTGGCAGAGGCAAGGCGGTGGGTGAGTCACATCGTGAGAAGAGACGTATCCTCCCTAGAGGAAGCCGGCGTAGCGTCGGCGGCGTTGGAGAGCTTGGCGGAGAGCCTAGTGGACGGCTTCACTTCACCGGTCTTCTACGCCGTACTGCTGGGCCCCCTAGGCGCCTTAGGGCAAAGGGTGGCCAACACGTTGGACGGCGCTTTAGGCTATAAGACGCCCGAGTTTAAAGACGTGGGGTGGGTCTCGGCCCGGGCGGACACAGTCCTGAACTTTATCCCGGCCCGCCTCACCGCCCTACTGATAGCCCTCCTGGCGCCCATAGCCGGCGGCGACGTGAGGAAGGCCCTGGCAGTGTGGCTAAGGTGGCACAACGCCACAGAGAGCCTCAACGCGGGCCACCCAATGTCGGCCATGGCAGGAGCGCTCGGCGTGAGACTGGAAAAGAGGGGGCACTACGTCTTGAACCCCTCTGGGAGGCCGCCCACCGCGGCCGACATAGCCAGAGGCGTTAAGCTTGCCACGGCAGTCACCGCGGTTTACTTCGTAGTCATGTTTTTAATATGGACGATTGTTCAATATTTAAAAGTGTTGATTTTTGGAGGCCCATGA